The nucleotide sequence TGTTCACATTCAGAATCATTGTACTGGCCATGGTGTTATTTGGCTCAATCGCCTCACTGCCTGTTGTATGGAACATGGCTGATGCCTCTATGGGCATGATGGCGCTGATTAACATTGCCGCACTGGTACTCTTATCTAATCTGGCGATCAAAGTGATCAAAGATTACGAAGTACAAGTGAAAAACGGTCAAGTGCCAACCTTTGATCGCAGTAAATTTCCGGAGCTGAGTCAGCTAGACGGTGCCTGGCATCCTAAGCCTGATACAGCGAAAGAATCACGCTAAATCAACACAGTCATATCAGCAAGCCAGTATTTTTCTGGCTTGCTTTCTTTTAGCAGGCTCTTATATTCTTGTTTAGATTGAACTCAGAAATAATAAATCTGCATAGCCCCCGGTTTTTCTCGTCATACCTGAATTCAGCCACTTACTTTGCCTGCTGAAATATCATAATCCGTCCATTTCCGATTGAGCGTCTTGCTTATAACAAACTCTGCTCATAGCCATTCTATTGCACTGAACTTATTTCAACCTTTTTATAAACAAAGTTAAAACCTTAAAATTCCGCGTTTCCACATCATTGCCGCGTGTTTACTTCGGTTAAATATCCACCATAAATGCAAAAAAGATCACATTAATTAACATTTTTATCATTTATTTAACTTTCTTGCTTTGAGAAAAAAAGAAACTGTTCTATCTATTAGCTATGACAGACATGTCATTCGTTCTTATTGATTATTTCGACTCAAGGAAGACAGCAATGCGATTAAACAAGTTTAGCTTGGTTGCACTCTCTGTTGCCGCTGCAACTATGTCTAGCAGCGTGCTCGCCGCACCAGGAACCCCTCAACTCTCATGGATGGAAACAGACTATGCCATCGTTGAAGTTGATCAGGCCGCAACAGCCTATAAAGATCTTGTCACCGTGAAAACAGCAGCAGACGTTCCCGTCGCCTGGCAACGTTATTCAGGCGATACGGCTGACCGTTGGAAGGTGAAACTCAATGGCAACGTCGTATTTGAAGAAAGTATTGATCCGGCCTCCAGCGGTGCTGGATCAACAACATTGTCCATCTCTCAGGGGGGGCAATATACGCTAGCCGTCGAGCTCTGTAGTGGTTCTGGCGCTGAAGAAGCGTGTAGCAGTAGCCCTGCAACCAACATCGTCGTCGCGGATACAGACGGCAGCCACCTCGACCCGCTTCCGATGAATGTCGATCCAAACAACGGCAATTACGCTACGCCTGCCGATACCGTTGTGGGTGCCTATTTTGTTGAGTGGGGTGTTTTCGGCCGTAAGTTCACCGTCGACAAGATCCCGGCTCAAAACCTGACACATATTCTGTACGGATTCATCCCAGTTTGTGGCCCGAATGACTCTCTGGGCGAGATTGAGAACGGTAACAGCTTAGCAGCACTGGAGCGCGCCTGTGCTGGCACGCCTGATTTTGAAGTCGCCATTCACGACCCATGGGCCGCTGTCCAGATGCCACAACCTCAATCGGGCCATACCCACAGCACCCCTTACAAAGGTAACTATGGTCAGTTGATGGCACTGAAGCAACGCTACCCGGATCTGAAGGTTATCCCTTCGATTGGTGGCTGGACACTGTCTGATCCTTTCTTCTCTTTCACCGACAAATCCAAGCGTGATGTATTTGTGGCCAGTGTGAAGAAATTCCTGCAAACCTGGAAATTCTTTGATGGTGTCGACATCGACTGGGAATTCCCGGGCGGAAAAGGCGCTAATACGACGCTGGGCGATCCGGTAAACGACGGCCCGGCATATGTCGCACTGATGCGCGAACTACGTACCATGCTGGATGAACTCGAAGCCGAAACAGGCCGTCAGTTTGAACTGACTTCTGCGATTGGTGTGGGTTACGACAAAATTGATGTCGTGAACTACGCTGAAGCATCTCAGTATATGGACTACATCTTCAACATGAGTTACGACTTCTACGGTGCCTGGAGCAACGTATTAGGTCACCAGACGGCGCTGAATTGTGGCAGCCATCTGACAGCGGATCAATGTAACGGCACGGGCGTTGATGAAAACGGTGAGCCTCGCCAAGGCCCGGCATATACCACTGCCCATGGCGTCGAACGTCTGCTAGCTCAAGGCGTACCTGCCAACAAACTGGTTGTGGGTGCAGCCATGTATGGCCGCGGCTGGACTGGTGTGACCCAAGCGAGCATGACAGATCCAACGAATCCAATGACAGGTGTAGGTAATGGCCCTGTCGCAGGTTCCTGGGAAGCTGGCGTGATCGACTATAAAGATGTTGTCACCCGTTATATAAACAAAGCCGGCGTCGTACTTGGCTATGATGAGCAAGCTGAAGCACCCTGGGCGTATGATCCGAGTAACGGCGATTTAGTCACTTACGACAGCCCGCGCTCTATCATGGCCAAAGGTCAATATGCCCGGGATCTGGGACTTGCCGGTCTGTTCGCATGGGAAATTGATGCGGATAATGGCGACATCCTGAATGCGATGCAAGAGTCTCTGGCTGGCGCACCAGCAGGAAACCGTGCACCAGTTGCACGAGCAGGCGCCGACCAGCAAGTAAACACTGCGACCACTGTAACCCTGGACGGTTCTTCCTCAACAGACAGTGATGGCCAGATTGCCAGCTACCAGTGGGTACAAACCAGTGGGCCAGCATTAACGTTGTCGGGTGCGAACACTGCTTCTGCAAGCGTTGCTGTGCCAGATGTTACGGTTGATACGCAGTATGTCTTTACCCTGACAGTCACAGATAACGAAGGGGCGACGGCAACCGACAGTATCACAGTCACAGCCAAAGCACCGGGTGCACAAAACACAGCACCAGTTGCTTCACTGACAGGTCCAGCTACAGCCAATGCCGGTGATGTGGTGACCCTGGATGCCTCACAGTCCACGGATGCCGATGGCGATACTCTGACGTACGACTGGACTGTCCCTGCAGGCGTAAATGCCGTGATTAATGGCTCAAGCCTGAGCTTCACGGCTGGTAGCTATACTGCTGACACCGCATTGTCTTTCAGTGTGAGCGTCTCAGACGGAACGGCCAGCGATTCCGCTGCCCTGACAGTCACCGTGGCAAAAGACGGTAGCGGTACAGGTGGTGAGGGTGATTTCCCAGCCTATGTGGAAGGCACTGCGTATCAGGCCGGTGATCAAGTGTCCAACGGTGGTCTGAACTTTGAATGTAAACCCTACCCTTATTCAGGTTGGTGTTCAGGTGCGGCCTGGGCCTACGAACCTGGCGTAGGCGTGTACTGGCAGGATGCATGGACTCAGCTTTGATAACTCATTTCAACGCTTGGGTACGTCATCATCTTTAAAGGATTCATCTGAAGTAAAGCCACTCGTATTATCACGAGTGGCTTTTTTAATGCATTTTCACAATGCTTCATGATCATCCGGTTTGGATGACAAGCAATCGCACTCAGTTCTAAAAAGCCTGTAAAAACAGGCTTTTCAAATCACTTGGCTACAAAAAACAGGTCCTTCGCGTAAATGTTGCCCTTCGGATTGTTGTCCGGAAATCCTTTCAGATTGCTTTTGACCAATCTTGTGTGGTTATAGTGATAAATTGGCATGACCGGCGAATATTGATCAAGAATCTGCTCTGCCTGACGGTACATGCCATACCGTGCTTGTTCATCCGCCATATCAGCGGCCTGCTTGAGCAAGGCGTCAAATTCCTTGTTGCAGAATCCAGTCTCGTTACTGACGTGTCCGCAGGTGAAACTGCTGAGCACAGAGGATGGCTCTGCATAATCACCAAAGGCATAGGAGCGGGCAACGGCATAATCACCCGCCGCTTTGGCCGCCAGGTAAGCATTCCATTCCATGTTTTCCAGCTTTACAGTCACATCCAGAGACTTCCACATTGAGGCAATCGCCAGTGCCAGCTTTTTATGATTTTCACTGGTGTTGTAGGTCAGCGTAACATTCAACGGATGATTCTTGCTATAGCCGGCTTTAGCCAACAGGAGTTTGGCTTCACCAATACGCTCATCGTGAGACTGAGACTGAAATGCCGGAGTAAAATTTTGATAATTTGGAATGATATCCGGCACAACAGAGAAAGCCTCAGGCTCGCCCTGCCCCGTTACTTTTTGCACGAGCAAATCACGGTCAATTGCCATACTCAACGCGCGGCGTACATCGGCATTATCAAATGGAGGTTGCTGGGTATTAAAGGCATACACATAAGAGCCCAATAAACGCAGAGATTTGATCTCTTCCGGACTGTCCTTCAGTAGTTTCTGATAATACTCAAGCTGGACACGGTTCGTCATATGCACTTCTCCAGCCTGATAACGCATCAGCTCTGCACTTTGTGACGAGAGCGCCAGATAGGTCACATCGTTGATAACCGTAGAGGCGTTATCCCGGTAATAAGGGTTCCGTGTCACTTCAACCCTTTCGTTCGGCACCCACTCTTTCAGCACATAGGCCCCATTTGAGACAAAATGATCGGCACGAGTCCATAGATCACCGTATTGACTCACCACGTGTGCCGGTACAGGGAAGAAGGTTTTGATGCTCATCAGGCTGAGAAAATACGGCGTCGGACGGCTTAATGTCACCTGAAGCTGATGCAGGTTGAGCGCTTTTACTCCCAACTCGGATGCTGGTTTTTCACCCTTCAGTATTTCCTGAGCATGAGTAATGTTCGCTGTAACCAGGTTAAATCCGGTATTGTTGCCCGTGGATTTATCAACCGCGCGACGCCACGCGAACACAAAATCCATAGCGGTCAAAGGCCGGCCATCAGACCATTTTAAGTCCTTGCGCAGATTGAAGGTGTAAATTCGACCGTCGTCTGACACTGTCCAGCTCTCAGCTTGTCCTGCTGTGATTTCACCCTGAAGGTTTTCAATCAGCAGCCCTTCGAACAAGTCATTGATGATGACATCGCCCGGGCTGCCCGAACCCACAAAGCCCGGATCTAACGTACTTGGCTCTGCACCGTTTGCTCGTACCAGATGCTGCTCTTTGGCTAAAACAACCCCTTCAGGCACATTGGCGGCAACGGAATGGAATGAAAATGCGGAGATGGCCAGCCCGATGCTGGCAGAGATAAATTTCTGATTCAATGCAAAATCCTTTTAGGGCATGACGCTGTACACGACACTCATACTAACAAGGAAATCAGTAAAGGCTATGCGCACCGTCAAGAAGATAAAATCAGTAACAATTTATGAGAAAAGACCCGCAAAAGCTGCGGGTCTTGATTAAACATTTGGGCAAATATAAAAGATCGAATTACTTAGGAATATTGAAGTTTTTGTCGTTCATGCAGGTGAACGTGTAAAAATCTGAGCGCTCATTAAAATGGCTGAATCCCCGTCCATGACAATAGGCGCCGTTAATCTCATTCATGACCGTCAGTGTTTGCTGATTATTGACAGAAAAATAGCTGTCGTTTTCACACACCACACGGATTTTTCCGTCATCACTCTGAGAAAACGCCTTCACTTTGGCACCGCATAAGGAATAGCTGACATCGACGAAGTCATTTGCTCGTTCATCGATTGATGCACTGCATCCTGCCAAAGCCAGACCAGACAATCCCACGACTAATGTTGTTAAGGCTTTCACAATCACCTCCTTACTGAATATTATAGTTTGATTGTAGTGCGACCAGCATGAAAACGCATTAAAATCCTGCCACTAAAATACAAAATAAATCACATAGAATCATAAATTTAGTCAATTCTAATATATCGCTGTCATACGGACGTCGCTGAAGTGAATTCTGCAATTGCGCCATCAGTGACCAGAAAGCAATCCATCCCTGCGGATAATGCCGCTTGACGTCCTAAATCCGTATCTTCAAAAACAACACATTGATGAGGCGCCAGTCCAAGGCGCATCGCTGCTTCAAGGAAAGTATCCGGGTGAGGTTTGTGATTGCGGACATCATCAGCAGTGACCAGGGCGTCAAGTAAAGGCAAAATCTCGGTTATGGTCAGTAAACTTTCTGCATTCACCCTGCGGCATCCGGTACCGACGGCTACTTTTTTTTGATCTTTATACTGCAATAAAATACTCACAGTCGCAGGAATAACATCCCCTTTTTGTTCCAGTGTCTCAAAAAAGTGCCACTTGGTATCAGCCACGGCCTGGATATTCAGATCCATATGATATTTTTCATTCATCATCTGCGCAGTTTTGATCGTGGGAGATCCACCCAGACTCATCAGCCACTGCGCGTCAAAAGGAATCCTGAATTGCTCACAGGCGAAACGCCAGGCAGCAATGTGGGCTGGCATTGAGTCGATTAATGTACCGTCCATGTCGAAAATCAGTCCCTGATAGCGTGACAGATCCATATTCACCTCCAAATCAATACGTTTCATCATAGTGACCTAAGTGACCCGTGCAGATCCAGCGTGAATTGTATTCCAGCACAGCAGCAGCGTGATTATTCAATCTCCATAACAGCCAATCCCCATTTTTCGGCGATCCGGTCAAAAAATCCCTGCGTTTTCTTTAACTCTATCCATTGGTTGATGAAATTAATCCAAACTTGATCATCTCTTGGCATCAACATCGCCAAAGGTGTTGCACGCCGCATTTCCTGCACCTCAGGGATCGCCAGCTGCGGGAAGCGACTGATTAACCTCGCAGCCTCAATATTGGACGTGACAATGACATTAGCCCGATTAGCCAGCAATTCCTGATAAGACTTGCCTGTTTCAATGACCAATTGCCTGGCTCTGGGAAAAAACTCTTTAACCATAGTTTCCTCACTCGCCCCCCGACGGGAAGCCACAGTCACAGAGGAAGCGTTAAAATCAGCCCAATAGCGAAAGCGACTCTGGTTTTTTTTCTGTGTGACAGGAACAAAAGCAAGGTAATAGTACGGCTGGCTGTAACCTACAATCTTGGCCCGGCTGATATTGAGCGCGGCACTGCCGGTCAAATCATACTTTTCTGTGACAATCCCACTGACTAAGGCTTTCCAGTCTGTGGCCACGTATTCAACCGTCACACCCAGATCCTTGGCCAGCTCAGTTGTAATATCAATGTCGAACCCTTTGTAGAAATTTGTCGCAGGATCCCGCATCGTCATCGGTCCCCAATCGCCGGTCGTCCCAACCCGGAGCACTCCCCTGTCTATAACTTTCTGTAATCGGCTCGACGCAGCATGAACCTGACTGACACACACAAGAAAGAGTGTTAAAAACGCCAGTAGCAAACGAAAAGATAAGGGGAATCGCATCGGACACCTCCGGAGCAACAGAAAAGCTGACTTAGCATTGAAATAAAGATAGCAGTGTCTGTGCGATCATTTTGATCTGCGGACATAATAATTGTGTGTCAAAAATGAAAGTACCGGTATTTTTTTATGATATTGGTGAATAAACGTGCGTTGTCTTATTTATGAGAAAATGTGCATAAAAAAACTGCATTGTATCGCAATGCAGTAAAACACAATGAAGGAATTTCTACAGGAATGTTTGTATTTCCATACACAGTAGAACACTCCGGACACATATTAATTATGATTTAAATTATGCTTCCTCATCCTGAACTCACCCGGTGAACATCCCATGTGTTTTTTAAAGACACGGGAAAAATAAGAAACATCCTTGAAACCAGAAGAGTTCGCGATCTGAGAAATTTTCTCTCGATCTGAACTTAATAAGCCACACGCCAGATCCAGCCGTTTCTTAATGATGTACTGTTTCAGCGTGACACCCATAATGCTATGGAATAAACGCGAGAAATAGGTAGGCGAATAATGGCAGGCACTGGCCAGTTCTTCTTCCCGCAGTGGAGAACTCAGGTTTTCATCAATAATTTTCAGTGCCGGCCGGATTGAAAGCTCACGATTTTCAAAACCAGGCTCAGCTTCATTTTCAATATGATGTGTATGCAGTCTGCTAAAACACTCCTCCAGCTCTTGTCTGCTGGCATTGGCAGCCAGCACATCTTCACCACCGGCCCTTAATACATTAAGTGCCAGATTCCCATCCAGGTTATGGTATACGACAACAACCTTTGCGGCCGGGAAACGATTTTTCACTGCACGCAGCAGTTCAAACCCTTCCGATGTCGAATCGATCACTTCAAGAAAAATCAGCTCTTGCCCCGTCATTGATGACAATAACTCGTAAGGAGAAATCTCAATGACCTTGTGCGAAAGCTTCAAGTTTTCTTTCGCTTCAACCTGCTTGTCATGATGACTACTGCTAACCCAAATCACATATTCACCTTAAACTGCTAGTGTCATATTCCCATGCGCTTGGACCAAGTGCACAGATGGCGGTTGACACTCCTTGTCGATGAATAAAAATGTACTGATAAGAATTCGTATGAATATCAGGGCAAAAATGTATTTACTTATAATAATTAACGATCAATAAACTAAATAAATCCAGCCATAGGTGTTTGTTTCAAATATAAGCAACAATCAATAAAAACTCTGCTACCTATAAGACTTCAATAAGTTGAACAAGTTCCAGTGACGATTATGTGGGGTTTATTATTACTTAGGATTATATAGATACAATTTTTATCACAAAGAATTCTAACTTTTTGACATTCCATCATTGTCGCAAAAAAAGTCTCTATGGCAAAAAAGTCTGACATAAAGGTGTATAAACATAGCCTTTGGGTATCTAAAATACTGTTATTTCAACTGTATGTACTTCACTTTTATAGCATGAATGGCGTCAATTACTTCACGGTACCCGATAACTGCTTATAAAGCTCGAAGCTGCTATCCTCCAGCCAGCACTCAGCAATCAAGCCATTTTCTCGCCGAAACTGGATCATCCCTGTCATTTGTATCGTCTGTTTCTTACCCGGTAAATTGAACCACCCGCCATGATATTGAGCCTGGCAGCGGTATCTGACAACGGTCAGCGGTGGCTCACTGATGACATCTGAGATCGAGAAAACAACAGACTTGAATTTTTGCCGCCAGAGCAACAGATACGAAAGGTAACTTTCATGGGACAGAGGATGCCGGCGACCACCCGGCAGGTGAAAAACAAAAGGATCAGAGACATATTCAGCAAGTCTGGCGCGATTCGCATTGGCCCAGATATCCAGAAACCAGGCATCAATCCAGTCCTCACTTGCCATTAGACATCTCACCTCACAACTTCAGACACAAACAGCATCTCCCCTAAGAAACCGCTCTTTCTTTACGACAAAGATGCTGCATCATTCACTTCAGCTAATGTATCCCAGGCCCTCATCAAATCCTATACCGGACGACAAAACAAACAAATAACTTCGCTCAATATCAAATTTATCAATTAGAATTCACTTTATGAACAAAGACGAATATCAATGACTATCCGGCGACATATTTGTTGCGTTCTGCAGGGTTTCAGCCAGGCTCACGTTTATTTTTCTGGTGTCTGGGGTATCGGATAAAAAGGGTTCAGCCTGATCCAGATAGAAGCGTGATTTCTCGTTGTCTCCTGTCAGAGAATAGCTGTGCGCGAGCGCCGCCAGCAGTTCAATCAGTGCTGTTTTATCGCGATATTTACTGGCCTGTCGCAGCATTGACTGAAAAATCAGTATGCTTGTTTCAGGTGTATTTGAAGCCATGATTTGGGATAAATCTGGCCTGATCGTTTGTGCTGGGGTTGCACAGAACGTGCTGCTGCTGGCTGCGAGCACAGAGCCGGAGCCACACAGCATCAACACAATCAACACAGACTGACGGATCAAAGACATCATAACCACATCGCTCCTTATACTGAGTCAACGCCATCATTATCATGTCTTATCCAATCAGATGAAGACTGAGTTTCAGACATGGTAAAAAGCTCTCACCCTTCCGCAATCTTTTCACCGTGTTACCAGGCACTTTGTCAGCCTGGTAACATTCTTCAGCCATCAGTTGATGTCAAATTTGGACAGAGCGGCCTGATAAAACGACAAACTGGGAATGTATGTATGGTGACTCAATTTTTTACCGACAGCGACAAATTCATAGCCAAGCTCCTGAGAAGCTCTTTGATTCCACTCCCCTTCAGCAAACACAATACGTCGCTTAAAGGTCATCCCCGTATCCTGTTTTGCCCTGAATGCCGCAAGCGCCATGATTTCCGTTCTGCTGGCAGCGTCTGACGACGAGGCAAACGTGATTTTACTGGCATCAATCCCCGCCGCTCGCAACTTCAGCCGGCTGACCGCAGCCCATCCGCTACTGGTAATCGCAACATGCGTATCATCCCGGATAGCCATTTGCTCAAGAAACTCCCTGGCGCCCTTACTCAGCACAAGCTCTTGAGGCATCGAGTGCAGCCTGGCAGCGAGATTCTCCAGATATTTTTGCTCCACCTGACGGTGAACAATAGATCGGCTTGAAAGCGCAGGATACTGATGAAGAATATCATCTAACATCGCAGAATCCGTCACCACTCGCTCTTGATAGCGCGACTTATCCAAAGTGATGTGGAGAACGGCTTCGACGGCTTGCTGAAAACACATCATATCCACATCCCTGGCATTCACCAAAGCGCCATCCACATCCACTAACAACAGATTCATCCCTATACCTTCATTGATTTTTATCATCGGTGATAATGACGTACAGAATGGAGATGTAAACAAAATGTTTCAACTGGTGATTTGTTAAAATTTACTATTTTTTGCGTAATCTCAAACTCTTAGCGAGAAGTCTTATGCATCAGAATTCTTTGCTGGTCAGAAATCAATAACTAAACGCAACTGACCTCAAAAACTTAACACTGTGATTTTTTAGCGGATTTGCTGATTCTTTCCCACAATTACTCAGTTCACTGAATAAATCCGGTGAACAGCATGTGAGCATCTATGACTATAAAAGGAAAATGTGATGAAAACCTCAACTGACCGTCGGCGGTTTCTGCGCCTGACTATGGCAGGCATCATAGGCATCACGCTGGGTGATCAAATCCTGCAGCGAAAAGCGCTGGCCAGTGAAGAGCTGCCGCATCTGGCGGAAGATGATGCACAGGCATCTGCCTTGCAATACACACATAAATCACCTCATGAAGAGAATCACTGCGGTAATTGTATGTTGCTACAAGGCAATGAAGGTGATGAATGGCGACCCTGTTCAATCTTTCCCGGTAAAGCGGTAAATGTGAATGGCTGGTGTTCGGCCTGGACGGCTAAACCTGCCTAATGGATGACAAAGCCCGTAGTCACTGCGGGCTTTATACCCTCAGAAAAATACGAACATTTTACTTGCAGACAATGAGTTTCGATGTGTTTCGATAAGAATGGAGGCGCGTCCCGGAGTCGAACCGAGGTCCACGGATTTGCAATCCGCTGCATAGCCACTCTGCCAACGCGCCTTAGTGAAGCTTGTCTCAGAAGACGAAGCGCATTATCCAAATCCTGATGAGAAGTACAAGCCTTTTCTGACTGAAATCACGCAACTGGTTACTTTTCCGGCCAGCAGGAACTTTCAGCGAGAAATCAGCTAAAAAACAGCCCGATTCTTCCGTGATGATTCACTCGCTCAACCTGAGTGGCAAACGTCTGCGCAAGCTGTTCATTTGTCATCACCTCTTCTGGTTTTCCTTTCGCAACACAGCTCCCCCCTTTCAGCAAGATAACACTGTCAGCAAATTGCAACGTCCGATTCAGATCATGATTTGCCATCACGACAGCAATACCTTGTTCGGCCATAAAATGCAGCAGTCGGTATAAAGAGACTTCCTGCCCGATATCAAGTGCTGTTGCCGGTTCATCAAGCAGCAACAGGCAACCATCCGGATTCAGTCCCGGCCAGACCTGCAAGCAGGAAGCCGCTAATCTGACCCGTTGCCACTCACCACCGGACAATTGCTGAATGTGGCGATCCAGTTTGTCATCAATAGAAAGCCACCGACTCACATCCTGAATTGCCTGATTCACCTTCTCAACGTCTGCTGCCGGAATCGCGGATACCGCTAACTGTAAATAATGATAAACACCAACGGCAAAACCCGGTTTATCCTGTTGCGACAGATAACTGCGGTACCGGGCCATATCGCGAAGATCCATCTCAGACAAGCACTGACCTGCCAGTCTCACCTTGCCTGTCCCCTGAAACAGCCCGGACAGGCACTGAATAGCCGTACTTTTCCCGCTACCGTTAGGGCCTATCAGATGAACCACTTCACCGCGCTTTACCGAGAAGCTGACCGGCAGTAATCTTCTGGCTAACGCTATATTCTCAGCTTGTAATACAAGATCTGGACGGGTCTCCATCACTTTACTCCACTTGCGAACGCAACAGCATCCAGATAAACACAGGGGCGCCTAATGTCGTGGTCACGACGCCCACAGGTAATTCTGCCGCAGGCAGCAGGACCCGCGCCAATACATCAGAAACCGCCAGCAGCAGCGCCCCGAAACAGGCAGAAAGCGGTAGCAGGTATCGGTTTTCCGCGCCTAAAGCCAAACGCAGCAAGTGAGGAATCACCAGACCGATAAAGCCAATTACACCCGCCATGGCGACGGATGTTCCCACTAACAAGGCGATGATCAATATCAATCGCCAACGCAGTGCTGCCACATCCAGTCCAAGCTGTCGCGCATGAATTTCACCCAGCATTAAAATGTCCAGTTGCCGGCCACGAGTACACAGCCAGATCAATGCGGGAAACAGAATGATCAGCACACTGAGCTGAGCCCAGGTAACACCGGCCACACTGCCCATCAGCCAGTACATCAGCTGCCTTAGATTTAGATCGTCACTGAAATAAAACGCCCAGGTGACAACCGCTCCGGACAAGATCCCTAAAGCAACACCGATGAGCAGCAAACGTGCAGTCGATACCTTCCGGATACGGGCAAGGCCAACAAGCAGCAGAGTAAAAATCAGCGCACCCGCCATGGCAACCAGCATGGTCAGCCAGGGCCCCGGCACCGAGGGAAGCAAAAACAGCAAGAGAACGAGTGCCAGGCTGGCCCCGCCCGAAATACCCAGCACACCGGGCTCCGCCAGCGGATTGCCCAGTAAAACCTGCAACACGGCACCAGAGGCAGCAAGGGCAGCACCAATTGCCATGGCGGCCACTAATCTTGGCATTCTGAGCTGCCATAACAATTGCTTTTCAAGCTCACCGAAAGGCTGCCAGGGTTTCAGCCAGATCTCACCCACAGACAAGGAGAACAGACCACAACCAATAAGCAAAATCGCAGCAAGCCAGAAGCCCACTTTCCATTTATGGCGACGCTGATGAAGAATACGGTCTAAGTGCATGATGTCGTATGTTTTCGTGAGTGAGAATCAAAGTGGAAACATACAGGGTCTTTGAAAAAATGAAAAGCAAGCCAGTTCAATTGGCTTGCTTTCAGAAGTATTTACACTGTGTCTGCTGAGAATCTGTCTGTTTTCAGTTCGTCAGAGCCTGAGCACTTAGAATTTTGCAATGACCTGATCCGTCAGCTCAACCTCAGATTGTTTCACCAGCAAACAAGCCCGCTGTCCCAGGGCCACATTGGGATTAGGGAAAACAACGGACTCTCCCCCTTTGGCAGCCACGTATTCTTCACCGTTATCGCTCCCCAGAACCGCACCTTCTTCAAAGTAGGTGAAATTCGCCTGATTTGCCGGAAAGGTGAAAGCGAACTGGTCTGTGTGCTTCGTCAGGGTACGAGTCACCCGATATACACACACTTGTTTGTCGCCCTGATACGCTGGTAGTGCTTGTT is from Photobacterium sp. TLY01 and encodes:
- a CDS encoding glycosyl hydrolase family 18 protein; the protein is MRLNKFSLVALSVAAATMSSSVLAAPGTPQLSWMETDYAIVEVDQAATAYKDLVTVKTAADVPVAWQRYSGDTADRWKVKLNGNVVFEESIDPASSGAGSTTLSISQGGQYTLAVELCSGSGAEEACSSSPATNIVVADTDGSHLDPLPMNVDPNNGNYATPADTVVGAYFVEWGVFGRKFTVDKIPAQNLTHILYGFIPVCGPNDSLGEIENGNSLAALERACAGTPDFEVAIHDPWAAVQMPQPQSGHTHSTPYKGNYGQLMALKQRYPDLKVIPSIGGWTLSDPFFSFTDKSKRDVFVASVKKFLQTWKFFDGVDIDWEFPGGKGANTTLGDPVNDGPAYVALMRELRTMLDELEAETGRQFELTSAIGVGYDKIDVVNYAEASQYMDYIFNMSYDFYGAWSNVLGHQTALNCGSHLTADQCNGTGVDENGEPRQGPAYTTAHGVERLLAQGVPANKLVVGAAMYGRGWTGVTQASMTDPTNPMTGVGNGPVAGSWEAGVIDYKDVVTRYINKAGVVLGYDEQAEAPWAYDPSNGDLVTYDSPRSIMAKGQYARDLGLAGLFAWEIDADNGDILNAMQESLAGAPAGNRAPVARAGADQQVNTATTVTLDGSSSTDSDGQIASYQWVQTSGPALTLSGANTASASVAVPDVTVDTQYVFTLTVTDNEGATATDSITVTAKAPGAQNTAPVASLTGPATANAGDVVTLDASQSTDADGDTLTYDWTVPAGVNAVINGSSLSFTAGSYTADTALSFSVSVSDGTASDSAALTVTVAKDGSGTGGEGDFPAYVEGTAYQAGDQVSNGGLNFECKPYPYSGWCSGAAWAYEPGVGVYWQDAWTQL
- a CDS encoding peptide ABC transporter substrate-binding protein, which encodes MNQKFISASIGLAISAFSFHSVAANVPEGVVLAKEQHLVRANGAEPSTLDPGFVGSGSPGDVIINDLFEGLLIENLQGEITAGQAESWTVSDDGRIYTFNLRKDLKWSDGRPLTAMDFVFAWRRAVDKSTGNNTGFNLVTANITHAQEILKGEKPASELGVKALNLHQLQVTLSRPTPYFLSLMSIKTFFPVPAHVVSQYGDLWTRADHFVSNGAYVLKEWVPNERVEVTRNPYYRDNASTVINDVTYLALSSQSAELMRYQAGEVHMTNRVQLEYYQKLLKDSPEEIKSLRLLGSYVYAFNTQQPPFDNADVRRALSMAIDRDLLVQKVTGQGEPEAFSVVPDIIPNYQNFTPAFQSQSHDERIGEAKLLLAKAGYSKNHPLNVTLTYNTSENHKKLALAIASMWKSLDVTVKLENMEWNAYLAAKAAGDYAVARSYAFGDYAEPSSVLSSFTCGHVSNETGFCNKEFDALLKQAADMADEQARYGMYRQAEQILDQYSPVMPIYHYNHTRLVKSNLKGFPDNNPKGNIYAKDLFFVAK
- a CDS encoding HAD family phosphatase encodes the protein MNMDLSRYQGLIFDMDGTLIDSMPAHIAAWRFACEQFRIPFDAQWLMSLGGSPTIKTAQMMNEKYHMDLNIQAVADTKWHFFETLEQKGDVIPATVSILLQYKDQKKVAVGTGCRRVNAESLLTITEILPLLDALVTADDVRNHKPHPDTFLEAAMRLGLAPHQCVVFEDTDLGRQAALSAGMDCFLVTDGAIAEFTSATSV
- a CDS encoding transporter substrate-binding domain-containing protein, translated to MRFPLSFRLLLAFLTLFLVCVSQVHAASSRLQKVIDRGVLRVGTTGDWGPMTMRDPATNFYKGFDIDITTELAKDLGVTVEYVATDWKALVSGIVTEKYDLTGSAALNISRAKIVGYSQPYYYLAFVPVTQKKNQSRFRYWADFNASSVTVASRRGASEETMVKEFFPRARQLVIETGKSYQELLANRANVIVTSNIEAARLISRFPQLAIPEVQEMRRATPLAMLMPRDDQVWINFINQWIELKKTQGFFDRIAEKWGLAVMEIE
- a CDS encoding helix-turn-helix transcriptional regulator produces the protein MIWVSSSHHDKQVEAKENLKLSHKVIEISPYELLSSMTGQELIFLEVIDSTSEGFELLRAVKNRFPAAKVVVVYHNLDGNLALNVLRAGGEDVLAANASRQELEECFSRLHTHHIENEAEPGFENRELSIRPALKIIDENLSSPLREEELASACHYSPTYFSRLFHSIMGVTLKQYIIKKRLDLACGLLSSDREKISQIANSSGFKDVSYFSRVFKKHMGCSPGEFRMRKHNLNHN